From one Thalassobaculum sp. OXR-137 genomic stretch:
- a CDS encoding DNA starvation/stationary phase protection protein — MSANSKPVIAALEQALADTYALALKTQNYHWNVEGPTFYGLHNLFEEQYNDAHGAVDELAERIRALGAPAPGSFQAFMDATKIADAKQNADAQTMVSDLVASHETMGETLREGISVAEKAGDPATADMLTGRLTTHDKHAWMLRSLKA; from the coding sequence ATGTCCGCGAATAGCAAACCCGTGATTGCCGCTCTGGAACAGGCGCTGGCCGATACCTATGCGCTCGCGCTGAAGACCCAGAACTACCATTGGAACGTCGAGGGACCGACCTTCTACGGGCTGCACAACCTGTTCGAGGAGCAGTACAACGACGCCCACGGCGCAGTGGACGAGCTGGCCGAGCGCATCCGGGCGCTGGGCGCCCCGGCGCCGGGCAGCTTCCAGGCCTTCATGGACGCCACCAAGATCGCCGACGCGAAGCAGAATGCCGATGCGCAGACCATGGTCTCCGACCTCGTCGCGAGCCACGAGACGATGGGCGAGACGCTGCGCGAGGGCATTTCCGTCGCCGAGAAGGCCGGCGATCCGGCAACGGCCGACATGCTGACCGGCCGCCTGACCACCCATGACAAGCATGCCTGGATGCTTCGCAGCCTGAAGGCCTGA
- a CDS encoding LysR substrate-binding domain-containing protein produces the protein MSTAGLSLRELEYLVAVSEHGHFGRAAEACHVSQPSLSAGVRKVEELLGFRVFERTSRTVLLTRRGAVAVDRARQVLAAADQFLVSEPVGGDPLSGRLVLGAIATIGPYLFRHILGPIRRDHPDLDLIIEEGLTGHLIDRLREGALDAVILSPPVADEGLVIEPVYRERFRLAEASSGQESAGPAELDALDMQEAVLLEEGHCLRDQTLSICASAGIRPRQTAMSLETLKAIVAAGTGFSLIPLTATDDTLGGLIRYRPFNDPRIGRTVALAWRRSRVEDADVRALLALLRRTCPPGASAIDGRVSESFDNDRVEVDNRAVPNGGRP, from the coding sequence ATGAGTACGGCTGGACTGAGCTTGCGGGAACTGGAGTATCTGGTCGCGGTGTCCGAACACGGTCATTTCGGTCGCGCGGCGGAGGCCTGTCATGTCAGCCAGCCGTCATTGTCCGCCGGCGTGCGCAAAGTCGAGGAACTGCTCGGCTTTCGGGTCTTCGAGCGCACCAGCCGGACGGTTCTGCTGACCCGCCGGGGGGCGGTGGCAGTGGATCGGGCGCGCCAGGTCCTGGCCGCCGCGGATCAGTTTCTCGTCTCCGAGCCGGTCGGCGGCGATCCGCTCTCCGGACGCCTCGTGCTCGGCGCGATCGCGACGATCGGTCCCTATCTCTTCCGGCACATTCTCGGACCGATCCGACGGGATCATCCGGATCTCGACCTTATCATCGAGGAAGGGCTCACGGGCCACCTGATCGATCGGCTGCGCGAAGGTGCGCTCGACGCCGTGATCCTGTCGCCGCCGGTGGCCGACGAGGGACTGGTGATCGAGCCGGTCTACCGCGAACGGTTTCGCCTGGCCGAGGCGAGCAGCGGCCAGGAGAGCGCCGGACCTGCCGAACTGGACGCGCTGGATATGCAGGAGGCCGTCCTGCTGGAGGAGGGCCACTGCCTGCGCGATCAGACCCTGTCGATCTGCGCCTCCGCCGGCATCCGGCCGCGGCAGACCGCCATGAGCCTGGAGACCCTGAAGGCCATCGTCGCCGCGGGGACCGGCTTCAGCCTGATCCCGCTGACGGCGACCGACGACACCCTGGGCGGGCTGATCCGCTACCGGCCGTTCAACGACCCCCGGATCGGCCGCACGGTTGCACTGGCGTGGCGCCGCAGCCGGGTGGAAGATGCCGATGTCCGCGCGCTTCTCGCCCTGCTGCGTCGGACCTGTCCGCCGGGCGCGAGCGCTATCGACGGTAGGGTCTCCGAGAGTTTTGACAACGACAGGGTGGAGGTGGATAACCGGGCAGTCCCGAATGGAGGAAGGCCGTGA
- a CDS encoding vitamin B12-dependent ribonucleotide reductase has product MRIERRFTTAGKDAFDGIDFRMTTSEIRNPDGSVVFRRDDMEVPSDWSQVASDILAQKYFRKAGIPAVRKKVKEKDVPAWLWRETPDEEKLAALPKDERTTGENSAKQVFNRLAGTWTYWGWKGGYFDTEEDARAYYDEMCAMLARQMAAPNSPQWFNTGLHWAYGIDGPAQGHHYVDFKTGKLTRSKSAYEHPQPHACFIQGVQDDLVNDGGIMDLWVREARLFKYGSGTGSNFSRLRGESEPLAGGGKSSGLMSFLKIGDRAAGAIKSGGTTRRAAKMVTVDIDHPDIVQYIEWKAIEEQKVAALVAGSKLAAKTMKAIMAACVDGQETLGDDAFEATKNPELKAAIKAAKNAMIPLSYVQRVIQFARQGFTEIDFRTYDTDWDSEAYLTVSGQNSNNSVRVSDDFLRAVEADDDWNLIRRTDGKISATLRAKDLWEKIAEAAWQSADPGLQYDTTINDWHTCPAGGRINASNPCSEYMFLDDTACNLASMNLMQFQNEDGSFNVANFTHASRLWTITLEISVLMAQFPSKEIAQLSYDYRTLGLGYANIGGLLMGMGLPYDSDTGRALCGAITALMTGVSYATSAEMAGELGAFPEYTANADNMLRVIRNHRRAAFGEAAGYETLSIAPVPLDVANCPQADLVTAAQAAWTDALALGEKNGFRNAQSTVIAPTGTIGLVMDCDTTGIEPDFAIVKFKKLAGGGYFKIINRVVPEALRTLGYGDGQIEDIVRYAVGHGTLKGAPALGHAALTEKGFGAEQIGALEQAVVSAFDIKFAFNKWTLGEAFCRDVLGFSDAQLNDISFDMLSELGFSKSEIEAANTYVCGAMTLEGAPHLKDEHLPVFDCANPCGRIGKRYLSAESHIRMMAAAQPFISGAISKTINMPNGATVEDCKDAYMLSWRLGLKANALYRDGSKLSQPLSAAVFDFEDEDEAEEFAAQPTAQKVEVVAERVIEKVVEKIVEKRAERDRLPGRRKGYTQKAVVGGHKVYLRTGEYDDGKLGEIFIDMHKEGAAFRSLMNNFAIAVSIGLQYGVPLEEYVDAFTFTRFEPQGLVQGNDTIKMATSILDYLFRELAISYLDRHDLAHVEHEDLMPDTVGDGQGEERSAEAATAILEKVSGFASRGFARTDVRANLEVITGGLNELRATGTDPIAATQAPVAQASVTQTTSSVASAPMSGGGVAVAERTTTRTSAVSSAVKSAVDAKLSAIREARIKGYEGESCGECGNFTLVRNGTCLKCDTCGGTSGCS; this is encoded by the coding sequence ATGAGGATCGAACGGCGCTTCACGACGGCGGGCAAGGACGCCTTCGACGGCATCGATTTCCGGATGACGACCAGCGAGATCCGGAATCCGGACGGCTCCGTCGTGTTTCGCCGCGACGACATGGAAGTGCCGAGCGACTGGTCCCAGGTCGCCAGCGACATCCTGGCCCAGAAGTATTTCCGCAAGGCCGGCATCCCGGCCGTGCGCAAGAAGGTGAAGGAAAAGGACGTTCCCGCCTGGCTGTGGCGCGAGACGCCGGACGAGGAGAAGCTCGCCGCCCTGCCGAAGGACGAGCGCACCACCGGTGAAAACAGCGCCAAGCAGGTGTTCAACCGTCTCGCCGGCACCTGGACCTATTGGGGCTGGAAGGGCGGCTACTTCGATACCGAAGAGGACGCCCGCGCCTACTACGACGAGATGTGCGCGATGCTGGCCCGCCAGATGGCCGCGCCGAACTCGCCGCAATGGTTCAACACCGGCCTGCACTGGGCCTACGGTATCGACGGCCCGGCCCAGGGCCACCACTATGTCGACTTCAAGACCGGCAAGCTGACCCGCTCGAAGTCCGCCTACGAACATCCGCAGCCCCATGCCTGCTTCATCCAGGGCGTCCAGGACGATCTGGTGAACGACGGCGGCATCATGGACCTGTGGGTCCGCGAGGCGCGGCTGTTCAAGTACGGCTCCGGCACCGGCTCCAACTTCTCCCGCCTGCGCGGCGAGAGCGAGCCCCTGGCCGGCGGCGGCAAGTCCTCGGGCCTGATGAGCTTCCTGAAGATCGGCGATCGGGCCGCCGGCGCCATCAAGTCGGGCGGCACCACCCGCCGGGCCGCCAAGATGGTCACCGTCGACATCGATCATCCGGACATCGTCCAGTACATCGAATGGAAGGCGATCGAGGAGCAGAAGGTCGCCGCCCTGGTCGCCGGTTCGAAGCTGGCCGCCAAGACCATGAAGGCGATCATGGCCGCCTGCGTCGACGGTCAGGAGACCCTTGGCGACGACGCCTTCGAGGCGACCAAGAATCCGGAGCTGAAGGCCGCGATCAAGGCCGCCAAGAACGCGATGATCCCGCTGAGCTACGTGCAGCGCGTCATTCAGTTCGCGCGCCAGGGCTTCACCGAGATCGACTTCCGCACCTACGACACCGACTGGGACAGCGAGGCCTATCTCACCGTCTCCGGCCAGAACTCCAACAACTCGGTGCGGGTCAGCGACGACTTCCTGCGCGCCGTGGAGGCCGATGACGACTGGAACCTGATCCGCCGCACCGACGGCAAGATCAGCGCCACCCTGCGCGCCAAGGACCTGTGGGAGAAGATCGCCGAGGCCGCCTGGCAGAGTGCGGATCCGGGCCTGCAGTACGACACCACCATCAACGACTGGCACACCTGCCCGGCCGGCGGTCGCATCAACGCGTCCAACCCGTGCTCGGAGTACATGTTCCTCGACGACACCGCCTGCAATCTGGCGTCGATGAACCTGATGCAGTTCCAGAACGAAGACGGCAGCTTCAACGTCGCCAACTTCACCCATGCCTCGCGGCTGTGGACCATCACCCTGGAAATCTCGGTGCTGATGGCGCAGTTCCCCTCCAAGGAGATTGCCCAGCTCTCCTACGACTACCGCACCCTCGGCCTCGGCTACGCCAATATCGGCGGTCTGCTGATGGGCATGGGCCTGCCGTATGACAGCGATACCGGCCGCGCCCTGTGCGGCGCGATCACCGCCCTGATGACCGGTGTGTCCTACGCCACCTCCGCGGAGATGGCCGGCGAGCTCGGCGCCTTCCCGGAATACACGGCGAACGCCGACAACATGCTGCGGGTGATCCGCAACCACCGCCGCGCGGCCTTCGGCGAGGCGGCCGGCTACGAGACCCTGTCCATCGCGCCGGTGCCGCTCGACGTCGCCAACTGCCCGCAGGCCGATCTGGTCACCGCGGCCCAGGCGGCCTGGACCGACGCCCTGGCGCTCGGCGAGAAGAACGGCTTCCGCAACGCCCAGTCCACGGTCATCGCGCCGACCGGCACGATCGGCCTGGTGATGGACTGCGACACCACCGGCATCGAGCCCGACTTCGCGATCGTGAAGTTCAAGAAGCTGGCCGGCGGCGGCTACTTCAAGATCATCAACCGCGTCGTGCCGGAGGCCCTGCGTACGCTGGGCTACGGCGACGGCCAGATCGAGGACATCGTGCGCTACGCGGTCGGCCACGGCACCCTGAAGGGCGCGCCGGCCCTCGGCCACGCCGCGCTCACCGAGAAGGGCTTCGGGGCCGAGCAGATCGGCGCCCTGGAGCAGGCCGTCGTCTCGGCCTTCGACATCAAGTTCGCCTTCAACAAGTGGACCCTGGGCGAGGCCTTCTGCCGCGACGTGCTTGGCTTCAGCGACGCCCAGCTCAACGACATCTCCTTCGACATGCTGTCGGAGCTGGGCTTCTCGAAGTCCGAGATCGAGGCGGCCAACACCTATGTCTGCGGGGCGATGACTCTGGAGGGTGCGCCGCACCTGAAGGACGAGCACCTGCCGGTGTTCGACTGCGCCAACCCGTGCGGCCGCATCGGCAAGCGCTACCTGTCGGCGGAGAGCCACATCCGCATGATGGCGGCCGCTCAGCCGTTCATCTCGGGCGCCATCTCCAAGACCATCAACATGCCGAACGGCGCGACGGTCGAGGACTGCAAGGACGCCTACATGTTGTCCTGGCGCCTCGGTCTGAAGGCAAACGCCCTGTACCGCGACGGCTCCAAGCTGAGCCAGCCGCTCTCCGCTGCGGTCTTCGACTTCGAGGACGAGGACGAGGCCGAGGAGTTCGCCGCCCAGCCGACCGCCCAGAAGGTCGAGGTGGTCGCCGAGCGGGTCATCGAGAAGGTGGTCGAGAAGATCGTCGAGAAGCGGGCCGAGCGCGATCGCCTGCCCGGTCGCCGCAAGGGTTACACCCAGAAGGCGGTCGTCGGCGGCCACAAGGTCTACCTGCGCACCGGCGAGTATGACGACGGCAAGCTCGGCGAGATCTTCATCGACATGCACAAGGAGGGTGCCGCCTTCCGCTCGCTGATGAACAACTTCGCCATCGCGGTGTCCATCGGCCTGCAGTATGGCGTGCCGCTGGAGGAGTATGTCGACGCCTTCACCTTCACCCGCTTCGAGCCGCAGGGACTGGTCCAGGGCAACGACACCATCAAGATGGCGACGTCGATCCTCGACTACCTGTTCCGCGAACTGGCGATCTCCTATCTCGACCGCCACGACCTGGCCCATGTCGAGCATGAGGATCTGATGCCCGACACGGTCGGCGACGGCCAGGGCGAGGAGCGATCTGCCGAGGCCGCCACCGCCATCCTGGAGAAGGTCTCCGGCTTCGCCAGCCGCGGCTTCGCCCGGACCGACGTGCGGGCCAACCTGGAGGTCATCACCGGCGGCCTGAACGAGCTGCGGGCGACGGGGACCGACCCGATCGCCGCGACCCAGGCACCGGTCGCCCAGGCCTCCGTGACGCAGACGACGTCGAGCGTTGCCTCCGCGCCGATGTCGGGCGGCGGCGTAGCCGTGGCCGAGCGGACCACGACCCGCACCTCCGCCGTCAGCAGTGCGGTCAAGAGCGCGGTCGACGCCAAGCTGTCGGCGATCCGTGAAGCGCGGATCAAGGGCTACGAGGGCGAGAGCTGCGGCGAGTGCGGCAACTTCACCCTGGTGCGCAACGGCACCTGCCTGAAATGCGACACCTGCGGCGGGACCAGCGGCTGCAGCTAA
- the pip gene encoding prolyl aminopeptidase yields MIRDELFPEIASRRNGNLEVGDGHTLYWEESGARDGIPVVFLHGGPGSGVSPTQRRFFDPRAYRIVLFDQRGAGRSTPRAGVEANTTPHLIADMERLRRHLDIDAWLVFGGSWGSTLALAYGQAHPDRCLAFILRGVFLGRPREIDWFMTGMRGFFPEVWRSFAEFIPEAERGDLLGAYHRRLTDPDPQRHLPAARHWARYEKACSSLLPEPDQIWSAEDPHHALNLARIEAHYFVNGLFLPEGGLLGGMDRIRHLPATIVQGRYDVICPPESAHALARSWPGAELVFVPDAGHAAMEPGVRRALVRATERFKTSLRQHARVG; encoded by the coding sequence GTGATCCGCGACGAACTGTTTCCGGAAATCGCCAGTCGGCGCAACGGCAACCTCGAGGTCGGCGACGGCCACACCCTCTACTGGGAAGAGAGCGGCGCGCGCGACGGTATTCCGGTGGTGTTCCTCCATGGCGGACCCGGATCCGGTGTCTCTCCCACCCAGCGCCGGTTCTTCGATCCCCGGGCCTATCGCATCGTTCTGTTCGACCAGCGCGGCGCCGGCCGGTCGACGCCCCGCGCCGGCGTGGAGGCGAACACCACACCGCACCTGATCGCGGATATGGAGCGCCTGCGCCGCCACCTCGATATCGACGCCTGGCTGGTCTTCGGCGGATCCTGGGGATCGACTCTGGCCCTCGCCTACGGACAGGCGCATCCCGACCGGTGCCTCGCCTTCATTCTGCGGGGCGTCTTCCTGGGGCGCCCCCGGGAGATCGACTGGTTCATGACCGGGATGCGCGGCTTCTTTCCGGAAGTCTGGCGCAGCTTCGCCGAGTTCATCCCCGAGGCCGAGCGCGGCGACCTGTTGGGCGCCTATCACCGGCGGCTGACCGATCCCGATCCGCAGCGGCATCTGCCGGCGGCCCGACATTGGGCGCGGTACGAGAAGGCCTGCTCCTCCCTGCTGCCAGAACCGGACCAGATCTGGTCGGCGGAGGATCCGCATCACGCCCTGAACCTCGCCCGGATCGAGGCGCATTACTTCGTCAACGGTCTGTTCCTGCCGGAAGGCGGGCTGCTGGGCGGCATGGATAGGATCCGGCACCTGCCCGCCACGATCGTGCAGGGCCGCTACGACGTCATCTGCCCGCCGGAGAGCGCCCATGCCCTGGCGCGGTCCTGGCCGGGAGCGGAGCTGGTGTTCGTGCCGGATGCCGGGCACGCGGCCATGGAGCCGGGCGTCCGCCGGGCGCTGGTTCGGGCGACCGAGCGGTTTAAGACATCCCTGCGCCAGCACGCGCGCGTGGGATGA
- a CDS encoding rhomboid family intramembrane serine protease, with translation MPDPIPFRPRPQTPPEPAPRPPVATVLLSAALCGVYIWQAGLDAYGDMAVIHGFALIPAELFGLRARAVPIDGVPSVATLVTAQFLHGGLMHLIGNVVAVLLAGILVERKAGAIRLLGVFLLSGIAGLAVEAAAGPGSTAPILGASAGAAGLMGGVLRLDPRGQIRIPWPGGGRPRLRSFPAVPLIGVWLIAQVAGLAFAAGEPIAFLAHGTGFVMGALLAGGRSPSA, from the coding sequence ATGCCGGATCCGATCCCCTTCCGGCCAAGGCCGCAGACCCCGCCCGAACCGGCGCCACGGCCGCCGGTCGCAACGGTCCTTCTCAGCGCGGCGCTCTGTGGCGTCTATATCTGGCAGGCCGGCCTGGATGCCTATGGCGACATGGCGGTCATTCACGGCTTCGCCCTGATCCCCGCCGAACTGTTCGGGTTGCGGGCGCGCGCGGTGCCGATCGATGGCGTGCCGTCCGTCGCCACGCTGGTCACCGCCCAGTTCCTGCATGGCGGCCTCATGCACCTGATTGGCAATGTCGTGGCGGTCCTGCTCGCCGGCATCCTGGTCGAGCGCAAGGCTGGCGCGATCCGGCTGCTCGGCGTCTTCCTGCTCTCCGGGATCGCGGGGCTGGCGGTGGAGGCGGCGGCGGGGCCCGGCTCGACGGCCCCCATTCTCGGCGCCAGCGCCGGTGCGGCCGGTCTGATGGGCGGGGTCCTCCGCCTCGACCCGCGCGGCCAAATCAGAATCCCCTGGCCGGGCGGCGGCCGGCCCCGGCTGCGATCGTTTCCGGCCGTGCCGCTGATCGGGGTGTGGCTGATCGCCCAGGTGGCTGGGCTCGCCTTCGCCGCCGGCGAGCCGATCGCCTTCCTGGCCCACGGCACGGGCTTCGTCATGGGCGCCCTGCTGGCCGGCGGACGGAGCCCTTCCGCCTGA
- the hspQ gene encoding heat shock protein HspQ gives MKIVEPKFPIGAVVKHRHFDFRGVVFDIDPEFSNTEEWYNSIPEDRRPKRDQPFYHLFAENPQSYYIAYVSEQNLVDDASNGPVDHPQIGEMFSTSGDGRYVMRQINA, from the coding sequence ATGAAGATCGTTGAGCCCAAATTTCCGATCGGCGCCGTCGTCAAGCACCGCCACTTCGATTTTCGCGGTGTGGTGTTCGATATCGATCCGGAATTTTCGAACACAGAGGAATGGTACAATTCCATCCCGGAGGATCGCCGGCCGAAGCGCGATCAGCCCTTCTATCACCTGTTCGCGGAAAATCCGCAGAGCTACTACATCGCCTATGTGTCCGAGCAGAACCTGGTCGACGATGCGTCGAACGGCCCGGTCGACCATCCGCAGATCGGCGAGATGTTCAGCACCAGCGGCGACGGCCGCTACGTGATGCGCCAGATCAACGCCTGA
- a CDS encoding acyloxyacyl hydrolase: MRQPLATALILAVALLFGAAGQARAEEPDFLTFGAGYYDLFDDQAAAEARFEYRFSEKNKLLWFTPFVGLTATSDAATYGYAGIALDIFFGNRWVATPTFAAGLYGNGDGKDLGNAIEFRSGLEVAYRFDDYSRLGLSFTHISNAGIGERNPGVESLVLFYSVPFDSLFGK; encoded by the coding sequence TTGCGCCAGCCCCTTGCCACTGCCCTGATCCTCGCCGTCGCCCTGCTGTTCGGCGCCGCCGGCCAGGCCCGCGCGGAAGAGCCCGACTTCCTGACCTTCGGCGCCGGTTACTACGACCTGTTCGACGATCAGGCGGCGGCCGAGGCCCGGTTCGAATACCGGTTCTCTGAGAAGAACAAGCTGCTGTGGTTCACCCCGTTCGTCGGCCTGACCGCCACATCGGATGCGGCGACCTACGGCTATGCCGGTATCGCGCTCGACATCTTCTTCGGCAACCGCTGGGTCGCCACGCCGACCTTCGCCGCCGGGCTTTACGGCAACGGCGACGGCAAGGACCTGGGTAACGCGATCGAGTTCCGGTCCGGCCTGGAGGTCGCCTACCGGTTCGACGACTATTCCCGCCTCGGCCTGTCCTTCACCCACATCTCCAATGCCGGCATCGGCGAGCGGAATCCGGGTGTCGAGTCGCTTGTCCTGTTCTATTCGGTGCCGTTCGACTCTCTGTTCGGGAAATAG
- a CDS encoding thermonuclease family protein, with product MAPRPTRRALLRTALAAGGAVMLSAAKPARPGPALPAALTRGETGRVAAILAGDTLDLEDGLRVRLAGVQGPAPDHDGRPAWPLSVEAAAETGALCLGQAVTLFYADDRRDRWQRALAHLTLDDGTWVQGHLLQRGLARVYTWPRTAIGARTMLDLERTARANRRGIWADRFYRIRNPGETWGDLDSWQIVEGRVADAALVRGTAYLNFGLDWRNDFTFRIESDARRAFKSAGMDLQDLTGRRVRGRGWVYPMNGPMIDLTHPAQLEVLED from the coding sequence ATGGCTCCACGGCCGACCCGACGCGCGCTGCTCCGAACCGCCCTCGCGGCGGGCGGGGCGGTGATGCTGTCGGCGGCGAAACCGGCCCGCCCCGGCCCGGCCCTGCCTGCCGCCCTGACCCGCGGCGAGACCGGCCGGGTCGCCGCCATTCTTGCCGGCGACACCCTCGACCTGGAAGACGGGCTGCGCGTCCGGTTGGCCGGCGTACAGGGACCGGCCCCCGACCATGACGGCCGGCCGGCCTGGCCGCTCTCCGTCGAAGCCGCCGCCGAAACCGGCGCCCTATGCCTCGGGCAGGCCGTCACGCTGTTCTACGCAGACGACCGCCGCGACCGGTGGCAGCGCGCCCTGGCCCATCTGACCTTGGACGATGGCACCTGGGTGCAGGGTCATCTGCTGCAGCGCGGCCTGGCCCGGGTATATACCTGGCCCCGCACGGCGATCGGCGCGCGCACCATGCTCGACCTGGAACGCACCGCCCGGGCCAACCGGCGCGGCATCTGGGCCGACCGCTTCTATCGGATCCGCAATCCGGGCGAGACCTGGGGCGACCTGGACAGCTGGCAGATCGTCGAGGGCCGGGTGGCCGACGCGGCGCTGGTGCGCGGGACCGCCTACCTCAATTTCGGCCTGGATTGGCGGAACGACTTCACCTTCCGGATCGAGAGCGACGCCCGACGCGCGTTCAAATCGGCGGGGATGGATCTGCAGGATCTCACCGGCCGGCGCGTTCGGGGGCGCGGCTGGGTCTACCCGATGAACGGGCCGATGATCGACCTCACGCATCCGGCCCAGCTCGAAGTCCTGGAGGACTAG
- a CDS encoding SMP-30/gluconolactonase/LRE family protein — protein sequence MSLFAPPADIEARVFARLPDRLRKDSGSSWSKGNRPGMVTESFLEGPSFDREGNLWLVDIPNGRILRLSADGKDWDVVTDYDGWPNGLKFHADGRAFIADYRRGVLVLDPKTGTVETVVGDRYSEGLLGVNDLHFASNGDLYFTDQGQTGLHDPRGRVFRLKPDGRVDKLLDNGPSPNGLVLTPRENWLYVAMTRANAIWRLPLMPDGHVSKVGQFIQLSGGHGPDGLAIDETGGLVVCHFGLGSVWHFSPLGEPLHRIRSPLGLGTTNVAFGGPNRRTLFITESETGSILAADLPVAGAAMYGLS from the coding sequence ATGAGCCTGTTCGCACCCCCCGCCGATATCGAAGCCCGCGTTTTCGCCCGCCTCCCCGACCGCCTGCGCAAGGATTCCGGATCGAGCTGGTCCAAGGGAAACCGGCCGGGAATGGTCACCGAGAGCTTTCTCGAAGGGCCGAGCTTCGACCGGGAGGGCAATCTCTGGCTGGTCGACATCCCCAACGGACGCATCCTGCGCCTGTCCGCCGACGGCAAGGACTGGGATGTGGTGACCGACTATGACGGGTGGCCCAACGGCCTGAAGTTCCATGCCGACGGCCGTGCCTTCATCGCCGACTACCGGCGCGGCGTGCTGGTGCTCGATCCGAAGACGGGCACAGTCGAGACAGTCGTGGGCGACCGCTATTCCGAGGGCCTGCTCGGGGTGAACGACCTGCACTTCGCCTCGAACGGCGACCTCTACTTCACCGATCAGGGCCAGACCGGCCTGCACGATCCCCGGGGGCGGGTGTTCCGGTTGAAGCCGGACGGCCGGGTCGACAAGCTGCTCGACAACGGTCCCTCCCCCAATGGCCTGGTGCTGACGCCGCGGGAGAACTGGCTTTACGTCGCGATGACGCGGGCCAACGCGATCTGGCGCCTGCCGCTGATGCCGGACGGCCATGTCTCCAAGGTCGGCCAGTTCATCCAGCTCTCCGGCGGACACGGCCCCGACGGGCTCGCGATCGACGAGACCGGCGGGCTGGTGGTCTGCCATTTCGGCCTCGGATCGGTCTGGCACTTCTCGCCTTTGGGCGAACCGCTCCACCGCATCCGCTCGCCGCTCGGTCTCGGCACGACGAATGTCGCGTTCGGCGGACCGAATCGCCGCACGCTGTTCATCACCGAGAGCGAGACCGGCTCGATCCTGGCCGCCGATCTTCCGGTCGCCGGCGCTGCTATGTACGGATTGTCCTAA